A genomic stretch from Anaerolinea thermophila UNI-1 includes:
- the rplK gene encoding 50S ribosomal protein L11, with product MAKKLKAIVRLQLRGGKATPAPPVGPALAGHGINIMAFCKEYNARTSNRAGELIPAEITVYTDGSFTFILKSPPASELLKKAAGIEKGSSAPNRDKVGKVTRAQIREIAEIKMKDLNAIDIEGAMKQIEGTARNMGIIVVD from the coding sequence GTGGCAAAGAAACTTAAAGCAATCGTTCGTCTTCAATTGAGAGGTGGGAAGGCTACGCCTGCACCTCCGGTCGGCCCAGCACTGGCTGGTCATGGAATCAATATCATGGCGTTTTGTAAGGAGTACAATGCTCGTACTTCCAATCGTGCTGGTGAGTTGATTCCTGCAGAGATTACCGTTTATACCGATGGTTCCTTCACCTTCATTCTCAAATCGCCACCGGCTTCTGAACTCTTGAAGAAGGCTGCTGGCATTGAGAAGGGGTCTTCTGCCCCCAATCGTGATAAAGTGGGCAAGGTGACCCGTGCGCAGATTCGTGAGATCGCTGAGATCAAGATGAAAGATCTGAATGCGATTGACATCGAAGGTGCTATGAAGCAGATTGAAGGAACTGCCCGCAACATGGGCATCATCGTCGTTGATTAG